A genomic region of Saccopteryx bilineata isolate mSacBil1 chromosome 1, mSacBil1_pri_phased_curated, whole genome shotgun sequence contains the following coding sequences:
- the MFAP3L gene encoding microfibrillar-associated protein 3-like isoform X1: MDRLKSYLPVCFLPSVPFLILVSTLATAKSVTNSTLNGTDVVLGFMPVIIARTDHIIVKEGNSALINCSVNGIPDPQFKWYNSIGKLLKEEEEEKEKERGGGKWQMDESGLLNITRVAFADRGKYTCVASNIYGTVNNTVTLRVIFTSGDMGVYYMVVCLVAFTIVMVLNITRLCMMSSHLKKTEKAINEFFRTEGAEKLQKAFEIAKRIPIITSAKTLELAKVTQFKTMEFARYIEELARSVPLPPLIMNCRTIMEEIMEVVGLEEQGQNFVRHTPEGQEATDRDEVYTIPNSLKRSDSPTNDSDASSLHEQPQQIAIKVSVHPQSKKDQADDQEGVQFEVKDEEETEPSAEHSPETAEPSTDVTSTELTSEEPTPVEVSDRVLPPAHLETTELAVAHDRNTCIIYESHV, from the exons ATGGATCGATTGAAGAGCTATCTGCCTGTGTGCTTTCTACCTTCTGTGCCCTTTTTAATCCTAGTATCCACTCTAGCGACTGCAAAGAGTGTGACTAACAGCACTTTAAATGGCACTGACGTGGTCTTGGGCTTCATGCCCGTAATCATTGCCAGGACTGACCATATCATCGTCAAGGAAGGGAATAGTGCCTTGATTAATTGTAGTGTTAATGGCATCCCTGATCCACAGTTCAAGTGGTATAATTCTATTGGCAAGCTgctgaaggaagaggaggaggagaaggagaaggagagaggtggag GAAAATGGCAGATGGACGAGAGCGGCCTTCTGAACATCACCAGGGTGGCTTTCGCAGACCGAGGTAAATACACATGTGTTGCTTCCAACATCTATGGCACCGTGAACAACACGGTGACCCTGCGAGTCATCTTCACCTCTGGAGACATGGGTGTCTACTACATGGTCGTCTGCCTCGTGGCCTTCACCATCGTCATGGTCCTCAACATCACTCGGCTGTGCATGATGAGCAGCCACCTGAAGAAGAccgagaaagccatcaatgagttCTTTAGGACAGAGGGCGCAGAGAAGCTGCAGAAGGCATTTGAGATCGCCAAGCGGATCCCCATCATCACCTCAGCCAAAACTCTAGAGCTTGCCAAAGTCACCCAGTTCAAAACCATGGAGTTCGCCCGCTACATCGAAGAGCTTGCCCGGAGTGTGCCTCTGCCCCCGCTCATTATGAATTGCAGGACCATCATGGAGGAGATCATGGAAGTGGTCGGGCTGGAGGAGCAGGGGCAGAATTTTGTGCGGCACACTCCAGAAGGCCAGGAGGCCACGGACAGGGACGAGGTGTACACAATCCCAAACTCTCTGAAGCGGAGCGACTCCCCCACCAACGACTCGGACGCCTCCTCGCTGCATGAACAACCTCAGCAGATTGCCATCAAGGTGTCTGTTCATCCACAGTCCAAAAAAGATCAGGCGGACGACCAAGAGGGGGTCCAGTTTGAAGTCAAAGATGAAGAGGAGACAGAACCCTCTGCTGAACATTCCCCAGAAACTGCAGAGCCTTCTACAGATGTGACATCCACGGAGCTAACGTCTGAAGAGCCCACGCCTGTTGAGGTATCAGATAGAGTCCTGCCACCAGCTCACCTGGAAACTACAGAGCTGGCAGTGGCACATGACAGAAACACCTGCATTATTTATGAAAGCCATGTCTAA
- the MFAP3L gene encoding microfibrillar-associated protein 3-like isoform X2 — protein MDESGLLNITRVAFADRGKYTCVASNIYGTVNNTVTLRVIFTSGDMGVYYMVVCLVAFTIVMVLNITRLCMMSSHLKKTEKAINEFFRTEGAEKLQKAFEIAKRIPIITSAKTLELAKVTQFKTMEFARYIEELARSVPLPPLIMNCRTIMEEIMEVVGLEEQGQNFVRHTPEGQEATDRDEVYTIPNSLKRSDSPTNDSDASSLHEQPQQIAIKVSVHPQSKKDQADDQEGVQFEVKDEEETEPSAEHSPETAEPSTDVTSTELTSEEPTPVEVSDRVLPPAHLETTELAVAHDRNTCIIYESHV, from the coding sequence ATGGACGAGAGCGGCCTTCTGAACATCACCAGGGTGGCTTTCGCAGACCGAGGTAAATACACATGTGTTGCTTCCAACATCTATGGCACCGTGAACAACACGGTGACCCTGCGAGTCATCTTCACCTCTGGAGACATGGGTGTCTACTACATGGTCGTCTGCCTCGTGGCCTTCACCATCGTCATGGTCCTCAACATCACTCGGCTGTGCATGATGAGCAGCCACCTGAAGAAGAccgagaaagccatcaatgagttCTTTAGGACAGAGGGCGCAGAGAAGCTGCAGAAGGCATTTGAGATCGCCAAGCGGATCCCCATCATCACCTCAGCCAAAACTCTAGAGCTTGCCAAAGTCACCCAGTTCAAAACCATGGAGTTCGCCCGCTACATCGAAGAGCTTGCCCGGAGTGTGCCTCTGCCCCCGCTCATTATGAATTGCAGGACCATCATGGAGGAGATCATGGAAGTGGTCGGGCTGGAGGAGCAGGGGCAGAATTTTGTGCGGCACACTCCAGAAGGCCAGGAGGCCACGGACAGGGACGAGGTGTACACAATCCCAAACTCTCTGAAGCGGAGCGACTCCCCCACCAACGACTCGGACGCCTCCTCGCTGCATGAACAACCTCAGCAGATTGCCATCAAGGTGTCTGTTCATCCACAGTCCAAAAAAGATCAGGCGGACGACCAAGAGGGGGTCCAGTTTGAAGTCAAAGATGAAGAGGAGACAGAACCCTCTGCTGAACATTCCCCAGAAACTGCAGAGCCTTCTACAGATGTGACATCCACGGAGCTAACGTCTGAAGAGCCCACGCCTGTTGAGGTATCAGATAGAGTCCTGCCACCAGCTCACCTGGAAACTACAGAGCTGGCAGTGGCACATGACAGAAACACCTGCATTATTTATGAAAGCCATGTCTAA